One window of Athalia rosae chromosome 2, iyAthRosa1.1, whole genome shotgun sequence genomic DNA carries:
- the LOC105688273 gene encoding ninjurin-1-like has protein sequence MNPPDTTNGNRGDMNDNTSTIFTNEISDNRRLNTLSNPSATAVSEVHIPVSEKEMEMRNREGFVNPDEVNKVSKISIKKILSDDPDAKNRSGNSKPASYAAKKTAAQGMMDIALLTSNANQLKNLVEYQDSSLISFYFIFALILISLGLQVGVGVGLIFKGRYDSKGKDKAAAARVNKYVMSAVFLITVINIFIAAFSMGSAKPAPTAVQSAPAAQL, from the exons ATGAATCCGCCGGATACAACCAACGGAAATCGTGGCGACATGAATGACAACACGAGCACGATTTTCACCAATGAAATCAGTGACAACAGAAGATTAAATACTCTTAGTAACCCTTCGGCGACAGCAGTTAGCGAAGTGCATATTCCCGTATCAGAAAAAGAGATGGAAATGAGAAATAGAGAGGGATTCGTGAATCCGGACGAAGTTAACAAGGTGTCGAAAATCTCAATAAAAAAGATCCTCAGTGACGATCCAGACGCCAAAAACCGATCGGGTAATAGCAAACCAGCGTCATATGCAGCAAAGAAAACCGCTGCGCAAGGGATGATGGACATAGCTCTGTTAACGTCTAACGCAAATCAACTTAAAAATCTCGTGGAATATCAGGACAGCTCCTTGATTAGCTTCTACTTCATTTTTGCACTGATTCTCATCAGTCTCGGCTTACAG GTCGGAGTTGGCGTTGGCTTGATATTCAAGGGTCGTTACGATTCCAAGGGAAAGGATAAGGCCGCTGCCGCAAGGGTTAACAAATATGTTATGTCTGCGGTATTTCTAATCACggtgataaatatatttatagcaGCGTTCAGCATGGGTTCTGCAAAGCCTGCACCTACCGCAGTACAATCTGCTCCAGCAGCTCAACTCTAA